The following nucleotide sequence is from Oreochromis niloticus isolate F11D_XX linkage group LG9, O_niloticus_UMD_NMBU, whole genome shotgun sequence.
atacatacctcacagtaaccgCGCTTAgagagtctctttctggtgtggatctgttggtgtcgtCTCAGGTAacgtggagatttaaaagtcttctcacacaggtcacatttataaggtctctcctcagtgtgggtaaacatgtggctTTGTAACTGTGTGTCTGTTATAAACTctttgccacactgatcacagcagtacacatcatgtctggtgtgaatgcgtaggtgtctATTTCTGCTCTCAATCCGGCTGaaggtttttccacaaatgtcacagctgtatgccttaattccagagtgggtaactagatgcttCTGTAAGTAgctactgtgagtaaaagctctgccacactgatcacagctgtacgctttaactccactgtggatgagttggtgtgtttttagggaACCCTTCCTGGAAAAAGTCTTTCCACACatgtcacagctgaacggtctctctccagtgtggatgacctgatgacgGTTTAGTGAAGTCTTATCAATAAAACCcatcccacactcgtcacaggtgtatgttttctgtccctttcttctgtgaggtttgtcggcctcctgagagcgctgacttctcgctccatgttggtcctgcagtgacagagatacaaacagaggcagtgagtgaaatgcagtcatggaacaaactgaaccttcaaactccctccattaacactagttttaaacctgaaggtggagtgtggcaccaaacaccttaaaggtctcttatccccacctgctggtagttctaacacattacatcataccctgtgttaaaaataattcatgactgtttaaacactctaaaatcattttttccttattttacTGTAATGAGGACTTTCTCctcattacattttcaaaacagtctTTTTACTTTTGGTTTGAGGAATTTGAGGGGAGTTATTTCATAACTAAGGGcatcaaacatcaaaccaaTTTGAGCCTGAAAAGTAACACATGAAAGACAATCCTGATCGTGTACTAATCACCAGGGTATGAAAcataaaaagagatgaaagaggcAAAACTGTGTGTCATAGTCAGGAGTTAAAGTGAGACAttgttgttctttcttttttgcacaGCACCTGAACAaacaggtaatttcaaatgcagcgtttctatcaacaaacatcagcaaacacacaaactgtttgtgtgcaatttgtctcacagtgtgttgatggctaaaggtccagctgctgtacatcacagggagagaaaagaaagagagctaacttcactcagagatggagaaagacaagacacacaggacaggagaggaagaagagaggttagatttaaagggaaggactgctcagtgggatttgatcaactgcagattaaagcttacatgtaagTCCTCATGTGTTGAAATCAGATATTGggtctgtacatgtgacattatgttttttcagGTTGTGAAACTTGCTGCAAAACAATCTGAGGCAGattaactgtgttatttaaagactgcatgaagatcctctgcaggttagtgcaggataaacaggttagtttgctgaactgtgatggatttaaagtaaagaacagtgtgtgactggtgcacagtgacTGTGGTGCTCATGTCAGAGTCAGATTACATCAAGTGGAGCAGAGATTCATTTAAACTGAAGCTCATGATGCTGACATTCATTCACTGAGttccaccttcataccaacAGTATAGTGTCTAATATAAAgacagtgtactgtcagtgtagaggatggaaacCAGCCAGGAcagctcatgaaacatctgctgacatctggttgaattcagttgtgtacatccacagagagcagcaggtcagctgatcacagcctgtactttaagaaaatctactggagctctcaatagaaattattgtgagctgtgattcttttccccacgCTGAGCCACTACAGCTGATTTTAGGGTTCCCACCTGCtcaatcccactttaacctcttccctgctcatgttcctgtttagaggcaaagtcgccctctacaatgtaggcaacagaaaatacacgttttattttccttcattttctaCTTAACTGATTCAAACAGAGTACctttattacaaataaatagtTTGTATTTAATCTACTaatcttattttattattacattaataaagcacaaggttcagttagctttggATAAAAACGTGGTTAAAATGTTCATCAAGGAGctacttttactttcttactgaCAGGACATTTACgagcctgtacttttttactttaGCTTGAGTAAGGAAGGTGAATGAATACTTTTACTGAAGTATTTTTAACACtaatatctgtacttctacttaagtataGAGTAAATGTACTTTTGCCTCCTCTGATTATTTCTATAACATTATTTATAtcagtgatggccaaatgaagctttctgaaacactgaagcttgtattgaaaaaggttcattactcaaagcttttcaacacagtcctctttgGTGACATCTGCTGGCCAAACATATGAAGAACAGCTTGAATctacaaattatttttttgggtGATGAAAAAACTGTTAGGTTTAATGTATGTGTTACAGGTTGCCATTTAAAAAGCTTGAATGCTTCTGTTTGCTATCCGCGTAACCTACGCATATGACTACGTGCATGACATTGATAAGGGGAACAAGCAGCCTTGAGAAGAACAGATTCTACCAACAACAATCTGGGAGAGCTGCACTCCCATCAGATAACCACACACAATGTATAATCATGCTTGCACAGCACAATCACTTTGTAATAGGggtgccacgattagtcgactagtcacgattacgtcgactatcaaaatcgtcgacgactgatttaatagtcgacgcatcgtttgaagctttgtaagatcccaaaagacgcaggaataagttgtaggatttaagagtgtaataacggactgaaacagaagatggcagcactgcatgtacaaggatgccagctacCGTTAAActccaaagaagaagaagtagctctgTCCCAGAATTCGTAGCGTAGAccagctcagtttccaacaatggcggcagctagttagtttcaatattactcttattattctttctgggtcacaaaataaacgtttaacatattttcaggcgagaatgtaactgtgtaaacctcaaatatctgttcagtttatcaagacaccgcatattttcaaaagcgctccgacgtttttggagacgtctgttacccactagctcgatagctagccggggacaaggctcactagagccggtgggaacaccggactcccggcaaatcgttttcaaacccaccgcagtctatcgctactcaggttaaacatacataagtcacttagataacttaaacatgttattgtttggctttcttttagtattttatttgttcctgagtaaatcggtttggctgagattaaagttatagtttttacacagccgaataaacgtcaagcagacaactgattatcagaagtgtgagatgctcgagaatatactccggtgtcctgttatattttagatagcaaggagtttattaaacttcaccgaaacaatGTGCAAGTTTCATTACAGACCctaaacacttcaagctgtaagctaatgatagttatataagagcagatgcatgctggtgcaataagctgtatgttttacttccaatggatgcatgatccgattagtcgactaagCGCAAAAATAATCgatgactagtcgactatcaaaataatcgtttgtggcagccctactttGTAACCAGTTATAGGAGTTTCTCATAGGTAATACAACAACAAGCTTTATGAATATTCATGTGTGTAACCAATAAAAACAACCTGCAGGGGGAAAGCAAGTTGAAGTGGGTTGGAGACAACGGCTTCCCCCTCGCGAGTGAAAACTTGAGCTCTGTGTGACCTCGTTCCTGAGCGAGTTTCTGTTTATCCGGCAGCATCAGGGGTGAAACTGTTATGTCCATTTGAATATTAATAATTTTGATGAATAAACCTTCCTTATTTTAACATGTGCTGTGCTGTGGTCTCTAAAAAACAACATAATATACAACACAGTCATATGTTGGGAGTATGAGAGTTTTAGACGTGACTGATTATTTGGTGAAACTGTGATATTTTCctcaccttctgtgttgagctcattgtttcctctgtagtgactcagctgagtccagatggctgaaaatgttcctctgctgctccgtcagactcttctcctcctgctgatcagctgggacacaaaacagatctttgttaggctccacactgcactgaagagtcaaagtgtctcatatgttcatctgACAACACAAAGTACAAATCTGTGAGACGTGTTGTGCTGCAAAGTGAGGAAACTCTCTCACTCACTTATACTTCAGGAGGAACTTTGTGACATTGGCTCTAATATTCTAAGCAGCCCTTTACTATGACAGGGCCAGAAAGTCCTATTTGAAGGTTTGGGAGAAGGACCATGTTAAAGGTGGATTGGGGTTTATACACTTTGTTATGATACAGGTAAGGCTGTAAGAGCCTGAGAAGGTGTCCTGAATGAACCTCTAAAACCAGTTTTCAGCTAACGACTTTGCTTCAGTCTGGAAAACAgcaactacaagtttaaagacTCCATCAACAATTCACACCCAGCAACAGCCTGAACAGCTCCTCCTGTGGTTTCCACAAACAGGGACAGACCTGTTACTCCCCCACCCCACACTTTCAATTCCTTCAGCCCCCCAGTCCCACCACCTCCACTATTCCCCCAACAACCACTGATTAAAGCTCATTGAtcaaatgctgtgattgcagcaaCTCACTCACTGTGAACAGTAATCATGGCCATTGATTAATGAGTTTTGATCAGTGGTTTCAGTGCTTTCCTTCCTGCTttgactgcagctgtgtttgacaCAGGAAGACATTATTACATTCTTCAtgattatactttattctttttGGGGGAAGTGCAGCTTTAAACCTTCACATGATTCAAGTCAACCCTACAAATCAATCTGAATGATCACAAGTGGGACAAACTTCTGttgatataataaaataaaacccaacATTCAATCCACAacataattaaaaacatgattctTCCAAATCACCAAGAGCTGCACATTAACCACTGCGAGATTATTATTCTAtcatagagctgggcgatatatcgagttttttaaaaatatcgatatatttttatacgagatataagatgtgacaatatcctttatatcgatatagtctatgttacgttataattatagttgcggagccgcaagtttgcctctctttcgtccacttttgtctctacacaacgttactcgacctcgcctctccttcactgaacacaactccccctcctcccccatcgcttcacctgcaggcagcgacaagatggacacggcaaatctccgttaatgagttactgcgcatccccccgtgcgtggggctggacggtgtcaacgtgttaacgagctagccacgctaacgagctagccacgctaacgccatgcacggcctgaaatcctttcattttctcaaaagttgactgcgtgccttttgtatgaattctggttgtgcttgatgaccgtgAACCggttttatgtgatacacagcgctcagcaatctgtcaataaatgttttagttcgactttgctaagctacggagctgcaccacttgatggattgtcggagcattacggctaccgaggagcctcgcggagtgatacgtactgtgcttcaacgtaatattaccgtattgtgtgtgtataaggactagggctgctcaattaatcgaattttaatatCGATTACGATCTaggttttcaacgatcattaaaaatgactgagccgattattagcacctccctcgtgctttactctcgcggtgctccgtgtggcaaatcgagcgcacctctctgcgtttcgaacacacggacccgagggaagcttggatagctaagcagaagttatttggagaagagaggataatggctgctgaagaaagaatgccgttggttgaaaagagaggtaaaacgacttcagtggtgtggaaaccaatgttccctctaagctgcgcacgtgtgCAATTGCGCACTGCCGGCACGGTCtttgcgcacagaaaatctgcgttgcgcacaaaaaaaatcacctgaattaaaattaaaattaaaactttaacaattctgttttgcagtgttagtgagtgagtgactggctgctcctgtatgggattagaacgatgccaccttatcctatagtccagccaataatgcgattcacattcgtatatacgcagctaatcaacgtcgttgacaggctatgacagcgtccttatgtgccgacaccggtgttttagctagcaaagcggcgtggctgatgaggagtgaagccacgttaatgacaacgtgtccaaccattggagatgtgagcaggacagacggaacaattgacggaaaaagtgtggactttataccagtttttaaattatgttgatcggccacgtaaaaccagagttatgataaaaatatatgcaatgtttggttttcttcctgaatactatcgttatttatatttactgcgggaagaaacggtaaaaacggcgttttataaggaaaacgctcgaaaggactctccgcctgtgagcaaaaacaaaaccaaaaaaacccccaccctttcctattggtcgaaaaaagtaccgtgttgaccaatcaaaaaatgatatggcaacgtggcatctagttgttaagaaacggggggaagttttaggagtgacggcggtgtttgagatgtgagagatttgagacgtttagcgcaaatcttgtgtagttagtgtgtagtgtagtcaatagttttgttgtgtgtgtcagaacaatgaggcgactgctgaatgttacaggtgttacaggagggatacatctcctgttgtcaggcctgcaggtatcaggctgttgttctcctttatctgatagtggacagaaattaatttttggagtggcacaaataatttgtgtggcatcagatttgatgtagaacagctgattgttctgtaaatagtttgaaatgtttatttaaaaaccccttggctgcattaaaaaaaataaatagctgcaaaaaactttgttgtttgccaaactgagttacttttttgaagtagtaactatataattaattgcccagcattggtcattatatactgtattttgcagacagagagttacaggactctctcccagaccacagactcataatacaagtcagagctttatgaaaagaaaaaaaagaaagaaagttgtgtttttgaaattggagttcaagttatttttacttccaatagtgttaacatactacacaggtcatgaacaggattttttaaattttcattgtaagtgggctaaagcagttaattaaaagtagtctaacataaatgtaaatgctgtaatttgattattttaatcaaccatgtaacttggatggattagatgctggcatgaccacagtgcacacgtctgatgtcgctcacagtggtccaagggaccgctcagggagtttgtgtgttcgctcagacacatgaaatatttgagggaacattggtggaaacattatgggttcgcagagtcagacgtggatcaaatactgagcagtattttgaagttcactaaacatagatgtttacatttttcatttattttttatattgcaaacatttgcactgtaatcagtatttgcacactattttatattattttttgacaatctttaaagccattattcaatacattgttattgttaaataaatatcgtcaaataatcgagatctcaatttcagtgaaaataatcgtgattatcatttttgccataatcgagcagccctaataaggaccataaatagcacctgttcagagacatggttacgaagcggatttcaaactccaggctgtcagtcacgcagtagaagttgggaacagagcagctgtgaaatctgtctttgttattatgctcagcgtcttttagtttacattttgactgcacaattgtgagctctttgttatgcacaaaacaacatagttttcttttatttagagcatcattatttaataaatgctcataatttatttttgagtagttttttttcatgtacatcgatgctgtatgttaataaaagtgcctgtgtgacatctgggacacagctttgactaagaactctctttttgttcttactttatggctttaaaaaaatatcgagatatatatcttatatcaccatccagctaaaaaaatatcgatatgaattttgggtcatatcgcccagctctattcTATCATATGTTATCCTATGCCTGTAATCGAAATGAGTGAATACTGCTGTAAGCTGCATCATACTTCTTATTATAGAGAGTATAATTAGTATGTAGCCGTAGTtctagtttgcattatactggTGAATTAAAACGAATGTGAGAATCATTAGATTTATCAGATAGGTTTGTGTTATCCTATACGGTTGTTACACTGTCTCATGACAgttcatactgccgagttaggaatagagcagggcgatatggccaaaaatatttatcacgatatatatttgaaaatttgcgataacgatataactgacaatataattgatgcgagacaaaatacaactccacaacatTACTAGCGCAAAAAGACAACCTTCCttttattttcactcaaacaAGAAGCtggtttttatgtgcattaaagatatataaaaatttaacagtgcaaatgcaaattcctttctgaaagtttaaccaaaaagcatttccagtagaaatgggctgacatatcctgagcataaccatgtataatatccactgaagttaaaaagaggtgctttgcaacattaaactgcagtctccaaaagttgaatctgttcatctggacgtagcgttttgtgggagaaacgtttcgtcactcatccaagtgacttcttcagtctcagctgactgcaggtttccccaaaccttataaacagtacatttgcataattaaactgcagtgtgcagtacgtatttttcggaccataaggtgcacaggattataaggcacattaagagaaataaagcagtcagataaatcaaactttattaaactcattcttcttgcttcctccacttctgtaccattgattcattaatgctgtattctatcacagctgctctattcccatgttgttgcagtatattaatgactaacctcatattgtggatggattatctcagttgttctcctgactgaagtttggtccgtttacagcatcctgccatgcgattgcatttgtctctaactaTCAGGAACCTTAACGTTAACTTTTATAAGTGGAAAAGTGTTAGTGTtcgtcctccagcttcactgtttgttatgctaacatagctgtgtcgctagcgatcacgtagcacatcattatataccagctagcccaacttcagtaaccctacaaaggtcactgctgtttagtttcctatcttcatttatgttggaagtgatagcagagctgtacgtttgatttttttcagaaatctctcagacagaacatgctatatcatgcttaggtaactagcgaaactagcgagctaacttccgctagcttcctgctaacttctaactccgttaagtgtaataaattctgttttcatggatgcctggaagttaaacttcatagttacacctggAAAGCAGTAATGCTGATCGTTTTAtttaagatgaaagaatttagacagtttttaactcttgagtgatgctgcagtgttcgtttgacctACTGCatacggagtttaggacccagattactcccagaTTTAAGAGCATCTTAGTCCGACAAACAcggcaataacgacggcccgcttgcatgttctgcaaaaaaaatgtgctttgtcgtgtatctgacggacaaacaccaaaccagttccacatcactgaagttgcaccacttttacaaaccaattctggttcatctgtttcactcaacaatcggccatgtgcgtatgaaaacaaaggcactgcgcatgcgcgttttactcatattctatcgcgatatttcattttcctattgTTGCCTAACATTATACTAGAGATTATTActtgtaaaggaaaaaaagtgggaCAATGCCCATCAACATATAGTGTATATTTTTGGAAACATTACAAAGATACAGGTAATTCTGGGTTCACCGGAATTACAGATTAGACTGGTGGACAACTGGTGACAGCATCAGTGACAGGGATGCCAAAAGGAAGAACAAATTAATCATCAAGGCTGGAAGCAGAATTAGGAGGCGTCAGAGTCAGCGAGGGTCAGAGATCAATGAACAAATTGCCCACCTTCATGGATAATGCATCACCCTCAAAAGGATTCAAAATCTTGGCCATGAAGAACAGTTCAGgaaacttattttattgtttcgtctgtgaaactgtataaatgaaatgtaaattatGTTAAAGGCAAACACATTTGTAAGTCATAAGAAACAAACATTGTGGCTGCCGTCAGCAGCAGTCATGCAGTTAAAGATAattgataatgataatgattaTCTTCTCACTGGACCAGAATTAACGAACAGCCTGATAGGTGTTCTCTGCCGCTTTCGCAAGGGACAAGTTGCTATAATGTGTGATATTGAGCGTATGTTCCATCAGTTTCACGTCAAAGCAGAGGACCAGGACTACTTGAGATTTCTCTGGTGGGACGATGGAAACTTCCAGGCTCAATCATCAGTCTATCGCATGCGAGTGCACCTATTTGGAGCTGCCTCTTCCCCTGGTTGTGCAAACTTTGGCTTGAAACATGTTGCTGCCCAAGGACATGGTCACTACAGTGAAACCACGATTCAGTTCATTGAACGGAACTTTTACGTGGATGATGGGCTCACAAGTGTCGCAACCAAGGAGGAAGCCATCAAGTTAGTAAAGGAAGCAAGGCAACTCTGCAGTGCTGGCAAACTGCGAATTCACAAATTCATTTCCAACAATCATGAAGTACTTGCATCCATTCCAGAGAGTGAACGTGCAGATTCAGTACGAAATCGTGACTTGGATCTTGGTGAGTCCCAAATTGAGAGAGCTCTGGGAATCAAATGGTGCATTGTTTCAGACCAGTTCCATTTTAGAGTGATTGTGGAAGAACGCCCACTTTCTAGAAGAGGAGTCTTATCAACTGTGGCATCCATCTATGACCCTCTTGGCTTTGTGGCACCATTTGTTCTGGTTGGAAAGCAAATACTCCAACAGATGTGTCAAGACAAGGTTGGATGGGATGAGCCACTGTCAGAAGAGCTCAAACCACGGTGGGAGTCTTGGCTGTTGAATGATCCCACTGGTCCACAGCCTCTTACGCCAAATCACATCCTGACCATGAAGTCTTCAGTGGTTTTACCACCACCTGGTGAGTTTGTGAAGGAAGACCTTTATCTTCGAAAAAGATGGCGCAAGGTGCAATACCTGGCCAATGAATTTTGGACCAGATGGAAAAGGGAATATTTGCTGAATCTTCAGCAGAGAGGAAAATGGtgcaaaacacagagaaatgccAAGatcaatgacattgtgatgctgATGGATAATAGTCTACCCAGAAATGAGTGGAAGTTGGCCAAGGTAACCAAGGTGTACCCTAGTGAGGATGGAATCATTAGGAAACTCGAGCTGCTAATCAGTGATGCGACATTGGATGACCAAGGAAAAAGAGTTAATAAGCCAGTGTATCTTGAGAGACCCATCCACAAAACAGTTACCCTACTTGAAGCTGAATAGTTCAGAACTCCTGTCTTTGTAACTTGTGTTTGGCCCAAGAGACTATttacacttatttttttcctttgcaaTGAGGTTCAGCTGAAAATCAGCAGTGATTTGGTGGGAGTGTGGCTGCCGTCAGCAGCAGTCATGCAGTTAAAGATAATTTCATGGTTTAAGTTGCaataaataagttaaaaatattttattttaatatatcagaTTTAATGTATACATCGTTGGgtttaaaaatacacatttaaatggTTTACAGAATGTTTCCAGGGTGGAACCAATGTTCAGTCTGTTGTTTTGGGGTTGACAGTATTTTCAGTTGCACGCCACACTTGATAGAGGGCAGCATGCTTTCTTCTGTCACTCGGTGGTAGAGCTATGCAGACGCATGCAACGAAGTTTTCCAGCTGTGAAAAGAAGTGACACTGCAAGATGTGTTTTCGTTAACCCCTGCAAGTTAATGCGGCCAATGAGGTA
It contains:
- the LOC112847819 gene encoding uncharacterized protein LOC112847819, which encodes MCDIERMFHQFHVKAEDQDYLRFLWWDDGNFQAQSSVYRMRVHLFGAASSPGCANFGLKHVAAQGHGHYSETTIQFIERNFYVDDGLTSVATKEEAIKLVKEARQLCSAGKLRIHKFISNNHEVLASIPESERADSVRNRDLDLGESQIERALGIKWCIVSDQFHFRVIVEERPLSRRGVLSTVASIYDPLGFVAPFVLVGKQILQQMCQDKVGWDEPLSEELKPRWESWLLNDPTGPQPLTPNHILTMKSSVVLPPPGEFVKEDLYLRKRWRKVQYLANEFWTRWKREYLLNLQQRGKWCKTQRNAKINDIVMLMDNSLPRNEWKLAKVTKVYPSEDGIIRKLELLISDATLDDQGKRVNKPVYLERPIHKTVTLLEAE